The Chitinophagales bacterium genome includes a region encoding these proteins:
- the rpmF gene encoding 50S ribosomal protein L32, with amino-acid sequence MAHPKRKTSKTRRDKRRTHYKMEAPNVVTCKTTGESHLMHRAYVHGTDLYYKGKVLIEGYIKN; translated from the coding sequence ATGGCACATCCAAAACGCAAAACTTCGAAAACAAGAAGAGATAAAAGAAGAACGCACTATAAGATGGAAGCACCAAATGTAGTAACTTGTAAAACTACAGGAGAAAGTCATTTAATGCACAGAGCATATGTACATGGTACAGATTTATACTACAAAGGCAAAGTTTTAATAGAAGGTTACATCAAAAATTAA
- a CDS encoding DUF4263 domain-containing protein: MNIKKTYNWISLESENSIIVRNILSKWEKLLDEELLEKEYHQFLKEHTGFFFSDYNCYLSISKLKLSSELETDFVNIKDQRSNGLIYEFIEIEKPQSKLFNKNGLPSKDFNSAIQQIRDWKRFLIDNKSWFKKFLPTYSTRILNNSCIKFLIIIGRRAYNESEIEKRNQIADELGIEIRSFDYLTDLLRKRKFYNQANLDSEKGVLVENQIENPFHKAITDSEWKKFCSKKFSYTHFYKNNCEEIIKLRKYNKLIFDMK; encoded by the coding sequence CTATAATAGTTAGAAATATTCTCTCAAAATGGGAAAAACTGTTAGACGAAGAACTTTTAGAAAAAGAATATCATCAATTCTTAAAAGAACATACTGGATTCTTTTTTTCAGATTATAACTGTTATTTGTCAATATCAAAGTTAAAATTATCAAGCGAACTTGAGACTGATTTTGTAAATATAAAAGATCAAAGAAGCAATGGGCTTATTTACGAATTTATTGAAATAGAAAAACCTCAAAGCAAACTTTTTAATAAAAATGGACTTCCTTCAAAAGACTTTAATAGTGCTATTCAACAAATAAGAGATTGGAAAAGATTTTTAATTGACAACAAAAGCTGGTTTAAAAAATTTTTACCAACATATTCTACTCGCATATTAAATAATAGCTGTATTAAGTTCCTAATTATAATTGGACGTAGAGCATATAATGAATCTGAAATAGAAAAAAGAAATCAGATTGCAGATGAATTAGGAATTGAGATTAGGTCATTTGATTATTTAACAGACTTATTAAGAAAAAGAAAATTTTATAATCAAGCAAATTTAGATAGTGAGAAAGGAGTGCTTGTCGAAAATCAAATTGAAAATCCATTTCATAAGGCAATTACTGATTCAGAATGGAAGAAGTTTTGTTCAAAAAAATTTAGTTACACACATTTTTATAAAAACAATTGCGAAGAAATAATTAAACTGAGAAAGTACAACAAATTAATATTTGATATGAAGTAG
- a CDS encoding META domain-containing protein: MKKQFIILMFASFLFTACSTTKNSVFWVSGMKTECANGAGKTTCLNVSKSDNLEDAKWETFYAPIEGFTFEEGYLKKIKVKEEKLDANKIPQDVSSIKYTLVTELDKQVDQRALAHGDWLLAKINAGPVNKMVKLPTLNVDVLQNRISGNNGCNNYTATIKNINQTELQLSVIASTKKMCVDMTFPNEFDKVLATVTAYKVEDDKLTLMNSNNEAVLMFIKGAPKAEADYKLNDIWSAIRIDGGKLDKSVAIPSLEINLSTMKIMGSDGCNNYSGNIESIDDKNIALGNTVSTLKACIGKNVADKYNSALSKIASYKLDGLILQFFDSNGNEVLAFLKAD; this comes from the coding sequence ATGAAAAAACAATTTATTATCTTAATGTTTGCAAGCTTTTTATTTACAGCTTGTTCTACTACAAAAAATAGTGTTTTTTGGGTAAGTGGCATGAAAACCGAATGTGCTAATGGTGCAGGAAAAACTACTTGTTTAAATGTTTCTAAATCAGATAATTTAGAGGATGCCAAATGGGAAACATTTTATGCTCCTATTGAAGGTTTTACTTTTGAAGAAGGTTATTTAAAGAAAATTAAAGTAAAAGAGGAAAAACTAGATGCCAACAAAATTCCTCAAGATGTTTCTAGTATAAAATATACCTTAGTCACTGAATTAGACAAACAAGTTGACCAAAGAGCTTTAGCTCATGGCGATTGGCTACTAGCAAAAATAAATGCAGGACCAGTAAATAAAATGGTAAAATTACCTACACTAAATGTAGATGTACTACAAAACCGAATTAGTGGAAACAATGGTTGTAATAATTATACAGCAACAATCAAAAATATCAATCAAACTGAATTACAATTAAGTGTTATTGCTTCTACCAAAAAAATGTGTGTAGATATGACATTTCCTAATGAGTTTGACAAAGTATTAGCTACCGTTACTGCCTACAAAGTAGAAGACGACAAACTAACTTTGATGAATAGCAATAACGAAGCAGTTTTAATGTTTATAAAAGGAGCACCAAAAGCCGAAGCCGATTATAAGTTGAACGACATTTGGTCTGCCATTCGTATTGATGGTGGAAAGCTTGATAAAAGTGTAGCTATTCCAAGTTTAGAAATCAATTTGAGTACTATGAAAATTATGGGAAGCGATGGTTGTAACAATTATAGTGGCAACATTGAATCTATTGATGATAAAAACATAGCATTAGGTAATACAGTGAGTACATTAAAAGCATGTATAGGTAAAAATGTTGCAGACAAATACAACAGTGCTTTATCTAAAATTGCAAGTTATAAATTAGATGGTTTAATATTACAATTTTTTGATAGCAATGGTAATGAAGTATTGGCTTTCTTAAAAGCAGATTAA
- a CDS encoding DUF177 domain-containing protein, producing the protein MLNQSNHKDKDFNIAHIGLKKASHEFDFVLDKAFFGKYPDALIEDCNLQCKVVFDKASTPHQISFDISGTIQTECDRCTANFPMFVDEQFVLYIKYISDFDEEDENEDEILYVNHNQEAIDVAPLLFEFAQLCIPIHKVCDQSGAYDYCNKDILKYVNHEVEDNTIKENKEEENIWDDLNKLKDKLN; encoded by the coding sequence ATGCTAAACCAAAGTAACCATAAGGATAAGGACTTTAACATTGCTCATATTGGGTTGAAAAAAGCAAGTCATGAATTTGATTTTGTTTTAGACAAAGCGTTCTTTGGTAAATATCCAGATGCATTGATTGAAGATTGCAATCTGCAATGTAAAGTAGTGTTTGATAAAGCATCAACACCTCATCAAATTTCGTTTGATATTAGTGGAACTATTCAAACAGAATGCGATAGATGTACAGCAAATTTTCCTATGTTCGTAGATGAACAATTTGTGTTGTATATCAAATACATTTCAGATTTTGATGAAGAAGACGAAAACGAAGATGAGATATTGTATGTTAATCACAATCAAGAAGCAATAGATGTAGCACCATTGTTGTTTGAGTTTGCACAACTTTGTATTCCTATACATAAAGTATGTGATCAATCAGGAGCATATGACTACTGCAACAAAGATATTTTAAAGTATGTCAATCACGAAGTGGAAGACAATACGATCAAAGAAAACAAGGAAGAAGAAAATATTTGGGACGATTTAAATAAATTAAAAGATAAATTAAATTAA
- the efp gene encoding elongation factor P — protein MASTSDIRNGMCIKFNSDIFQIVEFLHVKPGKGAAFVRTKLKSVTNGKVLDNTFPSGAKLDEVRVEHREYQYLYPEGDLYNFMNNETYEQIAINGNIIDAPQFLTEGMIVKIAVQADDEMPLTCTLPDTVELEVMYAEPGIKGDTATNTLRPCEVNTGAKVMIPLFVNIGDKIKVKTATGEYMERVKS, from the coding sequence ATGGCATCAACTTCTGATATTAGAAATGGTATGTGCATAAAATTTAACTCTGATATTTTTCAGATAGTAGAGTTTTTGCATGTAAAACCAGGAAAAGGAGCTGCTTTTGTTAGAACCAAGCTAAAAAGTGTTACCAATGGCAAAGTGTTAGACAATACCTTTCCATCTGGTGCAAAATTAGACGAAGTAAGAGTAGAACACAGAGAGTATCAATATTTATATCCAGAAGGAGATTTGTACAATTTCATGAATAATGAAACCTATGAACAAATTGCAATAAATGGAAACATAATTGATGCACCACAGTTCTTAACAGAAGGCATGATAGTCAAAATTGCAGTTCAAGCAGACGATGAAATGCCTTTAACTTGTACACTACCAGATACTGTTGAGTTAGAAGTAATGTATGCAGAACCAGGAATAAAAGGCGACACTGCAACCAATACACTTAGACCTTGTGAAGTAAATACAGGAGCAAAAGTAATGATTCCTTTATTTGTGAATATAGGCGATAAGATAAAAGTAAAAACGGCGACTGGCGAGTACATGGAACGCGTAAAATCGTAA